In Desulfitibacter sp. BRH_c19, the genomic stretch ACCAATGCTGAAAATATGATTTGCAGAAAACTTATCCTTTAATACATTAAGGAGTCTTTCATAATTATAATTGCTGTTCGCCAATGTATATATATTAGTTCTAGCGGTTATCTTTTTCAGTAATGTTTTTTTCTCAAAGCTATCTGGTGTAAGACATTCTATTGGGTTCAATTTTGCAATTTCATCAATTAAACTGTCTTCCCCTTTAATTAATGCCACTTTAAAAATCCCAGTAGAAAGATCACAGAAAGCAAGACCATAGTTATCCTGTTTAGAATAGATGCTTACTATGTAGTTGTTTTGATCAGCAGACAAATAGTTTTCATCTAATATAGTACCTGGAGTTATTACACGAACAACTTGACGTTCTACTGGTCCCTTTGAAGTTTTGGGATCACCAATTTGCTCACATACTGCTACTTTATATCCATTATGTAAAAGCTTTGGTAAATATGATCCAACTGCATGATAGGGTATTCCACACATGGGAGCTTTTTCAGAAGTACCTGATTGACGAGCTGTTAATGCAATTCCTAAAACTTTTGAAGCCTTTTTTGCATCCTCATAGAACATTTCATAAAAGTCCCCTAATCTATAAAAAAGAATACAATCCATGTATTCTTGCTTTATACTTAGATATTGCTTCATCATAGGCGTAATATTGTTCAAAAACCTTCCCTCCCTTTTATTCATTATATCACAAATAAAAGCCGCTATTTAGCGGCTACTTCAATTATTTCACCTATTAAATTCCACGTTTGAGCTTTGATTATCTTTACATTAATAAATTTACCAATTAAAGTTTTATCCCCTGTGAAATTAACAACCTTATTCGTCCTTGTCCTACCAGTAAGACGGCTACTATCTGTCCTGCTAACACTTTCAACTAATACTTCAAAATCTTTGCCAATAAGTTCTAGATTTTTTTGAATACTAATCTTATTTTGTAATTCCATTAATCTATGTAATCTTGCCTTTTTTTCAGTATCAGAAATTTGACTTTCCATCTTAGCTGCCGGTGTTCCTTTTCTTGGAGAATAGGCAAAGGTATATGATGCATCAAATCTTACTTTTTCGACAATATCCAATGTATCCAGAAAATCCTCTTCACTTTCATTAGGAAAACCCACTATAATATCACTAGTGATTGAGTAATTTGGTGTTTGTTGAGATATTTTCTTTACTAGTTCTAAGTATTCTTCTCTGGTATAACCTCTATTCATAGCTTTCAATACCTTATTACTTCCCGCTTGCACAGGTAGATGATAGTGCTCACAAACCTTATCACATTTTGGAATAGTCTCAACTAGCTTATCAGAGAAATCTCTAGGATGTGAAGTCATATATCTTATTCTTTCGATGCCATCTATCTTATTTACTTCAATTAGTAGGTCAGCAAAATCCATTTTTGTTTTTAAGTCTTTACCATATGAGTTTACATTCTGACCTAGTAACATTATTTCCTTATATCCTTCCTTTACAAGATTAACTACTTCCTCTACTATCTTTTCTGGTGTTCTGCTTCTTTCTCTACCCCTTACATGAGGTACTATACAATATGTACAGAAGTTATTGCAACCGTAACTGATATTTATATATGCTTTTATTTTATCAACTCTCCGAGAGACATTGTTTTCCACAATATCTCCTTCCTTTTCCCAAATCTCAAAGGCTGGCTTTCCAGTATTCTCAATGTCAAATATCAGTCTGGGTAGCTGATGAACGTTATATGTCCCAAAAATTAGATTTACATACGGAGCTTTATCTTTAATTCTTTGATATACATCATCCTGCTGTGTCATACATCCGCAGACACCAATAATTAAATCAGGTTTCTTCTTTTTTAGCTGACTTAACTCTCCTAATTTGCCAAATACCTTCAATTCTGCTTTTTCCCTTACACAGCAGGTGTTTAAAATGATTATATCTGCCTCCTTCTCTGTCTCTGCAAGGCAGTAACCCATATTCTCTAAGTATCCCTCTAAGACTTCTGAATCCCTTTCATTCATTTGACATCCATAGGTTAATATTGAATACTTTTTACTTGAAAAAAAATGATTACTATGTTGCTCCATTTATTAGCACCTCTTCTTTATACTAAAACTACTTTAAAGTATTAATTCTTTCATTATCTCTTTTCTTTTATGTCTTTTGTTTCACTAGTTTTTTTCTGGAATTTTTCTGCTGCTTGACCAATTAACCCACCTACTAAACCACCTACTACAGTCAGGTATACTAAATTTGTATCAAATGTAGCTCCAAATACTACAAGTGCACCAAATCCCGCACCGATGCCTCCGTACCGCTTAGGATCAATCCTCATTTCCTAAAACTCCCTTCCCATACACTTCTATGTAAGTTTTATGGTATTACACAACTTGGTTTTGGCCAGTATTTTGCGCATTGCATTGCGTAGAGATATATCTATCTATCAAGGATATATTGTTTGATAGTGCAAAGAAAAAACCCTTGAGACACTTTAAGTCAAGGGTTTCTTCAGTAAAATTAAACTATTAAGCACCTATTTTTGATAATTCTTTAACTTTTTGGTGGGATATTCGAACTAATGATTTTTCTTGGTTATGGGTTATTATCTTTAAGGAGTCTTCCATACTAAAAAAACCACCATCAGAGAACCCTTGGTTTTTTGATATGTTTATAGATTCATTTTTTGCTTCCATTATAAACCAGGTAATCATGTTACATACGGGTCTTTGACGTGAATAGGAAAAAAATTCGTAACTAGTCTCACCAGCCGAACCAACTATCTGTGCTGTAATACCTGCTTCATCTTGTACTCTCGACAATGCAACTTCATCGGCTGTATTACCGTGCCTGATGGCTCCCTTGGGAAGGCTCCATTCTCCCTTATCATTTTTCAGGAGTAAAACCTTATTTTCCCAAAATACTACTCCACCGGCACAATGTCTCAAAATCATTGACCCACCCCCAAATATTGTTTGTTTTACTATATTCGAGATGTGTTAAATAAGTCCTGCATAATTTAATATTATTTTATCCTAATTTTAACTCTTTATTCACTCTAAAATACTTTTTTTACAACTATTTCTAATTGATCCATGTTTCTACATTCAAATACTTTATGACAATATCTTGCATATTCTTTAATTATGCTGTCTCTATTATTCCATTCTCCGATTGGTTGTGGATTTAACCAATATAGTCTATGGCATTTGTCTCTAATCTTAGATAAATACTCTATCCCAGAAGGTCTCCAATTATTTTTCCCGTCTCCTAAAATAATGACTGTTGATTTATCATTAACAATATGAAGGTGACTCTCACAGAATTCCCTAAATGTATTTCCAAAATGTGAATATCCAGTTTCAGTAACCTCAGTTAAGTATGGCAATTCAGATAGTACTTCTTCTAAATCATAATTTTTAAACAATCCGGTAACTTCTACTAGATGATCAACGAACACAAAAAGTGATACATCCTTAAATAGACGCTGTGATAAATATATTAATTGAAGCATGAAACTACTAAATTGGGCTACAGAGCCTGATATGTCACACAATAGTATCAGACTAGGCCTAGCCATCTTTTTATTTAGATAATTAAGTTTTATTGGTATTCCACCATATGGCAATGAATTTTTAACTACTTTTTTAATATTTACTTTTCCGCGGTTTGCCTTTCTATATCTACGGCTTTTTCTTGTTGCTAGCTTTTTTCCTAAATGTACTATTTTTATTTGTAGCTCCTCAATTTGGTTACCCTTTAAATCCACAAAGTTAGTTTTGTAAATATTCTCTTTCTCCGCAATCTTTTTTAAGGCCTCTTTTCCAAACCTTACAATAAAATTCATCTCTAACATGTTTTTTAGTGTTTCTTTCAAATAGTTAAGGTCTTCTATAGAATAATAATAATCTATTACTGATATTTCTTCCTGTTCCTTCATTCTTTCAAGTTTATTAACAACCATAAACCATTCCATTTGTATTTGAGTTTGTCTAACAATATCATCAATGTTATTTAATGTATCTAGTCCTAGCAGTACTGAATCTCTTTCCTCTATAACCTTATGAAAGTGCTCAATAATTAAATTACTATCCTTTGACAATAAAGCTTGTAGTAGATCAGGAGTCCCACCACCTGCTGCTGTACTCGCAAGTCCTCTGCCATCAGAAAGCCCTGCTTTTTTTTCAATTGCACCTAATCCTTGGTTATGATAATTGTTTCTTAGGTTAGACGTTTGACTTCTATGATTAAAATAAAGATTAAAAATTTTATCAAAAACAGGCATATCTTTCTTCTCTTTTACAAGGGTTGATTGAAGACCTATGTAGTAAAGCTCTTTTTCAAAGCCAAGTAGCTTTACAGCATTTAATGAATCAATTACTTCTGTAGTGGTTAATTTAAGCCCTGCTTTTCTTAATAGATTTATAAATTCAAGTATCTGTAATTTCACTTTTAAAACAACCTCTACTTATAATCCTAAAATTTTCTTTTCAACCTTTTTCACATCTGCCTGATATTTAATTAGTAAACTCATAGTTTCTTGTATTGTATCCTTATCAAGTTCTTTTTTTCCTAGAATCAAAAGAGCCTTCGCCCAGTCCAAAGTTTCTGCTACGCTTGGAGCCTTTCGCAAATCTAGTTTTCTGACTGACTGCACAAATGAAACCAATCCTTGGGCTAAGTCTCTATCTATATCTGGTATCTTCATATTTAATATGTCCAATTCCCTATTGTGATCTGGATAATCAATGTACAAATATATGCATCTTCTTTTAATTGCATCACTCAGTTGTCTCTGATTATTACTTGTTAATATTACAAATGGATAGCTAGTTGCTTTAATAACTCCATATTCAGGAATGCTTACCTGATAATCAGAAAGGGCTTCAAGTAAAAAGCTTTCAAACTCATCATCGCTTTTATCTAATTCATCAATTAATAATGTACAAGATTTTTCTGAAGTAAAAGCTTTTAGTAAAGGTCTCGCCAAAATAAATTCAGGAGTATAAATATTCTCCTTTATGTCTCTCCATGATAAATTGCTCTTATCTTGGAAGCTCTGAATGCATAGCAATTGTTTTTGATAATTCCACTCATATAGTGCCTTGGCCTCATCCAAACCTTCATAACACTGTAATCTAATAAGTTCAGATTCAGTAGCTTGGGCAATAGCTTTACCTAGTTCAGTTTTTCCCACTCCAGCAGGTCCTTCAACCAATAAAGGTTTGTTTAATTTTCTTGCCAAGTAAACACAGGTAGCTGTCTTACTATCTGTTAAATAACTAGCACTTCCTAGCAATTTCATCACGCTGTCAACATTCTTAAACATTGGTTTCTCCCCTTATACCAATTCCATTATATAATTGCGCATTTCTCCAAAAGAGCCTCTAAATGTAGGTTCTATATGGTTTGTTCTATTGTCAATTAAATAATCTTCAACCAAAAATGTTTTCATGCCCAACTTACCAGCAATCATGTCCTCTTGAATGTCATTTCCAACCATAAGACATTTTTCAGGTAAAATACTGAGATCATCTAGTATTTGTTGATAGTATTGTAACTGTGGTTTACAAGCCTTCATATTTTCATAGCTAGTTATTAGTTTAAATTTAAATTTGTCAAGACCTACCCAACGCATCCTTTCTTTAATCGCAATTATAGGAAATACAGGATTAGTGGCTATAATAACTCCTATATCCTTTGAATTTAAATAATCAAGAATCTCTATTGCTAATGGATTTGGTTTTGAATAAATCTTTAAAGTTTTATATTCATTAGAATAGAATTTCTCAAACTCTTTCATCATGAATTCTTTGTTGTGAGGACTATCTTGAAAGAAGTTTTCAATAAATACTTCTTCATTTGTTCTCTCCCCTATATTTAATACCATCGCTTCAGTTGCCTTTAATAATTTTGGCACAAATATATTAGGCTCAATATGATGGGCCATTTTCTCACTAAGGAGCTTTAAATATTTTTTAATAAAGTCGTCAGTATCTAAAGGCAACAAGGTTCCATCTAAATCAAACAACACATACTTCATAGTAATCTCCTTATATGCCTTAAATTATATTCTATAATTAGGCGCCTCTTTAGTTATATTTACATCATGCGGATGACTCTCATTTAACCCTGCTTGGGTTATTCGAACAAACTTTGCCTTTATTTTCAGCTCATCTAGGTTAGGAGCACCACAATACCCCATACCTGCCCGTAGTCCACCAACCATTTGATAGACGGTTTCAGATAGCAAGCCTTTAAAAGGCACTCTTCCTTCAATTCCTTCAGGCACTAATTTTTCTTGGCCATGTTGAAAGTATCTATCCTTGCTACCTGCTTTCATTGCAGCCAAAGAGCCCATGCCTCGGTATACTTTAAAACTTCTACCTTGGTATATTTCAAGCTCTCCAGGGCTTTCTTCGGTTCCAGCAAATAGACTACCTATCATAACAGTACTAGCACCAGCTGCTAAAGACTTAACAATATCACCCGAAAATCTTATACCACCGTCCGCTATTATTGGAACATCATATTTTTTTGCAGCAAGATAACAGTCATATATTGCCGTTATCTGTGGCACTCCAATGCCTGCAATGACCCTTGTAGTACATATGGATCCCGGTCCAACCCCTACCTTAATTGCATCTGCACCTGCAGTTGCAAGGTCTTCGGCAGCCTCTGCAGTTGCAACATTACCTGCAACTACCTGTAGCTCAGGATATTGTTTTTTTATAAGCCTAACTGAATCAACTACTCCCTTTGAATGGCCATGAGCAGTATCAACTACTATTGCATCTACTTTATGAGCAATTAATTCCTGCACTCTCTCATAAGTGTCTCCACCCACTCCAACTGCTGCGGCTACCCTTAAACGACCATTTTCATCCTTTGCAGCGTTCGGATACTTTTTTGTTTTTTCTATATCCTTTATAGTAATTAAGCCTTTTAGTTTAAAATCTTTATCTACAATTGGTAATTTCTCCACTTTATATTTTTGAAGGATAGCTTTTGCTTTTAATAAATCAGTTCCTTCTGTTGCGGTAATTAGGTTGTCCTTTGTCATGGCATCTTGAATTGCCCTTTGAAAATCTTGTTCAAATCTAATGTCCCTGTTTGTAATTATACCTACTAATACACCCTGGTCATTAATAATGGGAACCCCAGATATATGATATTTTTCCATTAAAAATACTGCCTCACTTATTTTATTATGAGGATATAAATAAATTGGATCAGTAATCACACCATGTTCTGATCGCTTTACTTTATCAACTTCTTGTGCTTGATTTACTATGGATAGGTTCTTGTGGATCACACCTATTCCACCTTCTCTTGCTATAGCAATTGCTAACCTAGCCTCAGTAACTGTATCCATCCCAGCACTTACAATGGGAACATTTAGTTTAATTTTCTTAGTAAAATATGTAGATGTGTCAACATCTCCAGGCAATACTTCAGAAGCTTGTGGCATCAGTAAAACATCATCAAAAGCGAGTCCTTCTTTTACTATATTATCCATATGTATAGTTTTCCTCCTGTTTTTTAATATCTAAAATATTTTATGGTGTTCAGCTTTGACTGAACGAGTTCACTTCATGATTATTCGTACGTGACCTGTTGCTAAATAGTGTTTAAGAAGATTTTTTAAGTAATCTTTAAAAAACCTTCTTGAACCTGGCAATAGACATAGAAACCCAAAAATATCAGTAATTAAACCAGGTGTAAGTAAAACTAAACCCCCTGCGAATATGAATATACCGTCTAGTATAGCATCCCCTGGCATTTGTCCATATGATAGAGAATTCTGAAGTTGCTTAACCACTATAAAGCCTTGTTGCTTAGCAAGTAAGACTCCTACAAAACCTGTCAGGACTATTATTAAAATAGTATACCCAATCCCAATTAATTGGCCTATTTTTAGCAATAAAGCAAGTTCAATTAATGGTACTCCAATAAAGATTAACAGTAATTTTGAAAACATTTATTTACACACACTTCCCATATATTTTAAAATACATTTTATCACTATCTCAAATTAAAAACAACTGGATACCTAAAAAGCCTCTATAGTTTATAGAGGCTTTTTAGGTTATTATACTATGGTATAAATGAATATTATACAGGTTATTTAATCTAGCAAATAAACTTGCCTATAGATTGGAAGCTTTTCACCTTGCCAATCATAGCACAAAAAATACAATTGTTTTCGATAAAAAAGATCCTTTGAAAAACTTGAAATTTGTATTCTAGCTACTTCTACGTTACCAAAAGTATATACCCTATTAGTTCTATATTTAGTGTCGCTAATAGAGTAATTTAAAGCAATTACGACTATATTGTTATTAAAATCAACTGCTGTATCGAAACTATCAATTTTATAGAATTTAATATAACTCTCTAATTCTGCCTCAGTCTGTATCATCTTAATATCAGTTCGAGTATCTTTAACATCCCCAGAATACAGAATCTTCTGTCTTAAAGTTATATATTGTACTACAGGATAGTCTAAAACCTTGTAATAAATATTTCTCCTCTCCATACTTTATACCCCCTTTAAAAGTATAAGACAGGAATTTTTTCTTAATCCTGTCCTACAATTGATTGAACTCCATATTTTTCAAAATGTTCTTTTAAGTGTTTTATAATTTCGTCATCAACACTAAACTCGTGTGACATCTCCATATCACTTTTATTATCTTTTAAGCATTTAATAAAATCATCAAAGTTAATACCTACTTCTTCTGTCATTTGCTTTAAACTAGGCTGTAAGCTCCATGGAGCTCTAGACACATAATTCTTATGCATCAGATAAACCTCCTCTTTAATGTATGGGGACACACCTCTTTTAAGGCCATACTCTGTGGCTGAGGAATGTCCCCCTTGGTACACCTAGTTTAACCAAATATATCATTATTATGAATCACACAATTCTTTTTTAAATCTAGTATTCTCTTTGCATACCTTGCGTTAGAAAGCTTTAGCTTCCTATTTTCCTTAGCTAATTGAGCAATGGTAAAATTCTTCTCCTTTTCAATGTTTTCTATAAGATTCATTAAAATTCTCCTACTTACCCGTAATTGGTGGATTTTATCTTCTAATTCTTCAACTTTTTTAATTAAATAATCCTGGTTGTGGTAATCCACTATAGTCCTCCTAGAATATAATATTATAGCCCTTAGTCATATTTATATTCTAATGTTAAATAATTATTTCCTATTTAAAAAGGTTTTTATTTTTTCTACTGCATCTAACAACAAATTTTCTTCCTGCACAAGTGCTATTCTAACATAACCATCTCCGTGTTTACCGAATGCTACTCCAGGAATAACCAACACTCCTACTTCCTCTAGCAGATCTTCGGCAAATTCTTGACTATTAGTATAACCCGATGGTAATTGTGCCCATAAAAACATGGAAGCTTTAGGTTTTTCTATATCCCAACCTATTTTCTGTAATCCATTTACTAGTATATCTCTTCTTTTTTGATATACCATACTATTATCAATTACCCATTCCTTATAGCTATCTAAAGCCACTTCAGCCGCTTTTTGAACTGGTAAAAAAACACCATAGTCAATATTAGCCTTCACATTAGTTAACGCTCTAATTGTTTGGCTATTGCCCACTACAAAACCAATTCTGCAGCCAGCCATATTAAAAGTTTTTGAAAAAGAATGAAATTCTACTCCTACTTCCTTTGCCCCTTCTGCTTGCAAAAAGCTTGCAGGTACAAAACCATCATAGGCTAACTCAGAATAGGCATTATCATGACAGATAATAACTGAGTTTTTTTGTGCAAACCTTACTGTATCTTGAAAAAATTCTATAGTCCCCGGAGCAGGAATCGGGTTACCAGGGTAATTTAAAAACATTATTTTAGCCATGCCACAAACTTCCTCAGGAATATCTTCATATATTGGTAAAAAGTTGTTATCTTGGGTTAATGCCATTGGATATTTTATTGCATCTGCTAAAAGTACACCAGCTGAATAAACTGGATAACCTGGATCCGGAACCAAGGCTATGTCTCCTGGGTCTAAGATAGCCTGACAAACATGGGCTAGTCCATCTTGCGAACCCATTAATACCAGCACTTCATTTTCATAGTTTAATTTAACCTTAAACCTATCCCAATACCATTTTGCTATAGCTTTACGTAACTCTTCTGTTCCATCAGTTAATGGATACCTATAACTATCTTCATTCATTACCCACTCACTAAGCGCTTGTCTCACTTCAATGGAAGGTGCCCTGTCTGGACTACCAATCCCCAAGTTTATTACCTTTAGATCTTTTTTCTCTTCAACTTGCCTTTTTAATGCATCCATGTGGGAAAAAATGGATGCATGCATTTTTTCTATTCTTTTAGAAAATTGCATTACTCTCTCTCCCCCTTAAGTCTTTGTAGTTCACGAATTACAGAAATATTTACTGTATGACTACCTAACTCCGTTCCCTTAAACCCTCCATGAAAATCAGAACCTCCAGTAGTAAGCAAATCCATTTCTTTAGCTATTAAGCTTAACCACCTTTTAAATTCAATATAATGGTTCGGGTACTCAACTTCAACTCCAACAAATCCTAATTTTAAAACATCAGTTATCTGTTTTTTATTATTTAAAAACACTGGATGGGCTAAGACAGGTAATCCATTAGCTTTTAGAATTATCTGTATTGCTTCTTCTGGACTGACTTTTTTTCGTGGCACAAAGGCTGCTCGACCTTTTAACAAGAATTTATCAAATGCATTTTTTATGGTATTGGTATGACCCTTTTCGACCAGTAATTGAGCAATATGAGGCCTGCCAATAGTGCCACTATTTACATGACCTTTTAATTCCTCAAAACTTATTTTTATTCCAATTTCATTTAGCTTTTTAACTATTTTCTTAGATCTTTCTTCTCTTTCTGCCTTCATTTTATTTAGAAATATTTTAAGATCTGTACAGTAATGATCTATAAGATACCCAAGAACATGAACCTCTGTATCATCATATTCAGTACTCAGTTCTATTCCTGAAACAAAGATAAAATCAGAGTAACGTTTAGATGTTTCTATAGCTTCATCTATACCTTCTACTGTGTCGTGATCTGTGATTGAAATTGCTTCCAATCCAATATCAACAGCCTTTTGTATACATTCATAGGCTTTTAACGTCCCATCTGATGCTGTTGTGTGAACATGTAAGTCAGCACCCATAATTACCTCCTAGGAAGAGTCTTTTTAAGAAGTCCTATTATATTATTTCCCATTACCTTTGCTATTTCCTGGTCATTAAAACCATTTTGTTTGAGTACTTTTATTAAGTTTGGTAATCTTGAGGAATCCTCCAAATTATTGATAGAAAAATCAGCCCCATCAAAATCTGACCCGATCCCAACATGGTCAACTCCCACTAAGTCGGTTACATGTCTTATATGGGCTACAATTGAATTTACATCTTGCTTTAAACCTATAAAATCAGGGTAAAAGGTAATAGATATAATACCACCAGTCTTTGCTATTTCCTTGATCTGATTATCGGTAAGATTTCTTAGATGAGGACATAAAGCATGGCAATTCGAATGTGATGCTATTAGTGGATTCTGTGTAATACTAATTACATCCCAAAAACTTGCAGGGGACAAATGAGATATATCACATAATATACCCAATTCAGTCATTCTGTTTACTATTTGTTTTCCAAAAGAGGTTAGTCCACCGGTTTCATTACATCCATCAGCTATCATATTTCGATGATTCCATGTAAGTCCTATACTTCTTACTCCAAGATGTGCAAAAATATCTAACATAGGAATACTTTCAATCGGCTCTGCCCCTTCTAGAGAGAGGAGGATGCCTGTTTTTTCAGGATACTTGGAGATAACTATCTCAAGATCCTCTTTGTTTTTAATATGTATTAGCTTTGGATCCTTGGCAATATCTAAAAAGTTATTTATGAGTTCCAAACTTCTTCTTAAGCTTAAGCCAGGTTTATAGACTGAGTGAATATATACTGCCATAAACTGAATCACAACACCAGATTGGCTAAGTTTTGGTAGATCTACATGGGCAGCAGCATTTTTAAAAAAATCAATTTCACCTGAATTTATTTTCAATAGGGTGTCACAATGACTATCTACTATCTTAATATTACTCACTCATA encodes the following:
- a CDS encoding tRNA-2-methylthio-N(6)-dimethylallyladenosine synthase MiaB translates to MEQHSNHFFSSKKYSILTYGCQMNERDSEVLEGYLENMGYCLAETEKEADIIILNTCCVREKAELKVFGKLGELSQLKKKKPDLIIGVCGCMTQQDDVYQRIKDKAPYVNLIFGTYNVHQLPRLIFDIENTGKPAFEIWEKEGDIVENNVSRRVDKIKAYINISYGCNNFCTYCIVPHVRGRERSRTPEKIVEEVVNLVKEGYKEIMLLGQNVNSYGKDLKTKMDFADLLIEVNKIDGIERIRYMTSHPRDFSDKLVETIPKCDKVCEHYHLPVQAGSNKVLKAMNRGYTREEYLELVKKISQQTPNYSITSDIIVGFPNESEEDFLDTLDIVEKVRFDASYTFAYSPRKGTPAAKMESQISDTEKKARLHRLMELQNKISIQKNLELIGKDFEVLVESVSRTDSSRLTGRTRTNKVVNFTGDKTLIGKFINVKIIKAQTWNLIGEIIEVAAK
- a CDS encoding NUDIX hydrolase, with the protein product MILRHCAGGVVFWENKVLLLKNDKGEWSLPKGAIRHGNTADEVALSRVQDEAGITAQIVGSAGETSYEFFSYSRQRPVCNMITWFIMEAKNESINISKNQGFSDGGFFSMEDSLKIITHNQEKSLVRISHQKVKELSKIGA
- a CDS encoding ATPase; amino-acid sequence: MFKNVDSVMKLLGSASYLTDSKTATCVYLARKLNKPLLVEGPAGVGKTELGKAIAQATESELIRLQCYEGLDEAKALYEWNYQKQLLCIQSFQDKSNLSWRDIKENIYTPEFILARPLLKAFTSEKSCTLLIDELDKSDDEFESFLLEALSDYQVSIPEYGVIKATSYPFVILTSNNQRQLSDAIKRRCIYLYIDYPDHNRELDILNMKIPDIDRDLAQGLVSFVQSVRKLDLRKAPSVAETLDWAKALLILGKKELDKDTIQETMSLLIKYQADVKKVEKKILGL
- a CDS encoding IMP dehydrogenase (catalyzes the synthesis of xanthosine monophosphate by the NAD+ dependent oxidation of inosine monophosphate), yielding MHMDNIVKEGLAFDDVLLMPQASEVLPGDVDTSTYFTKKIKLNVPIVSAGMDTVTEARLAIAIAREGGIGVIHKNLSIVNQAQEVDKVKRSEHGVITDPIYLYPHNKISEAVFLMEKYHISGVPIINDQGVLVGIITNRDIRFEQDFQRAIQDAMTKDNLITATEGTDLLKAKAILQKYKVEKLPIVDKDFKLKGLITIKDIEKTKKYPNAAKDENGRLRVAAAVGVGGDTYERVQELIAHKVDAIVVDTAHGHSKGVVDSVRLIKKQYPELQVVAGNVATAEAAEDLATAGADAIKVGVGPGSICTTRVIAGIGVPQITAIYDCYLAAKKYDVPIIADGGIRFSGDIVKSLAAGASTVMIGSLFAGTEESPGELEIYQGRSFKVYRGMGSLAAMKAGSKDRYFQHGQEKLVPEGIEGRVPFKGLLSETVYQMVGGLRAGMGYCGAPNLDELKIKAKFVRITQAGLNESHPHDVNITKEAPNYRI
- a CDS encoding histidine kinase, which translates into the protein MHKNYVSRAPWSLQPSLKQMTEEVGINFDDFIKCLKDNKSDMEMSHEFSVDDEIIKHLKEHFEKYGVQSIVGQD
- a CDS encoding LL-diaminopimelate aminotransferase (produces methionine from 2-keto-4-methylthiobutyrate and glutamine in vitro; mutations do not affect methionine salvage in vivo however) — its product is MQFSKRIEKMHASIFSHMDALKRQVEEKKDLKVINLGIGSPDRAPSIEVRQALSEWVMNEDSYRYPLTDGTEELRKAIAKWYWDRFKVKLNYENEVLVLMGSQDGLAHVCQAILDPGDIALVPDPGYPVYSAGVLLADAIKYPMALTQDNNFLPIYEDIPEEVCGMAKIMFLNYPGNPIPAPGTIEFFQDTVRFAQKNSVIICHDNAYSELAYDGFVPASFLQAEGAKEVGVEFHSFSKTFNMAGCRIGFVVGNSQTIRALTNVKANIDYGVFLPVQKAAEVALDSYKEWVIDNSMVYQKRRDILVNGLQKIGWDIEKPKASMFLWAQLPSGYTNSQEFAEDLLEEVGVLVIPGVAFGKHGDGYVRIALVQEENLLLDAVEKIKTFLNRK